The Scleropages formosus chromosome 11, fSclFor1.1, whole genome shotgun sequence genome window below encodes:
- the LOC108926695 gene encoding guanine nucleotide-binding protein subunit beta-5a-like yields MACQGLGPNETLATLKTESETLKTKLEEERAKLHDAELHQVAEKVEALGQFIIKTRRTLKGHGNKVLCMDWCKDKRRIVSSSQDGKVIVWDAFTANKEHAVTMPCTWVMACAYAPSGCAVACGGLDNKCSVYPLSLDKNENLAAKKKSVAMHTNYLSACSFTNSDMQILTSSGDGTCALWDVESGQLLQSFHGHSADVLCLDLAPSETGNTFVSGGCDKKANVWDMRSGQCIQSFESHESDINSVRYYPSGDAFASGSDDATCRLFDLRADREVSVYSKDSIIFGVSSVDFSLSGRLLFGGYNDYTINVWDVLKGTRVSILFGHENRVSTLRVSPDGTAFCSGSWDHTLRIWA; encoded by the exons ATGGCTTGCCAGGGGCTAGGGCCGAACGAGACCCTGGCGACGCTAAAGACGGAGTCGGAGACGCTGAAAAcgaagctggaggaggaaagaGCCAAGCTGCACGACGCTGAAC TCCATCAGGTGGCGGAGAAGGTGGAGGCTCTCGGACAGTTCATCATAAAGACCAGACGCACCCTCAAGGGGCACGGTAACAAGGTGCTGTGTATGGACTGGTGTAAGGACAAGAGGAGGATCgtgagctcctcccag GATGGTAAAGTGATTGTTTGGGATGCATTCACTGCTAATAAG GAGCATGCTGTGACCATGCCCTGTACCTGGGTGATGGCATGTGCTTACGCCCCCTCTGGTTGCGCAGTGGCCTGTGG TGGTTTGGACAACAAGTGCTCTGTGTACCCCTTGTCCCTGGACAAGAATGAGAATCTGGCCGCCAAGAAGAAGTCTGTGGCCATGCACACCAACTACCTGTCAGCATGCAGCTTCACCAACTCTGACATGCAG ATCCTGACATCCAGCGGCGATGgaacctgtgccctttgggATGTGGAAAGTGGGCAACTATTGCAGAGCTTCCATGGACATTCGGCAGATGTGCTGTGCCTGGATCTGGCTCCCTCTGAGACGGGCAACACCTTTGTCTCAGGG GGCTGTGACAAGAAGGCTAACGTGTGGGACATGCGATCGGGACAGTGCATCCAGTCCTTTGAGAGCCATGAGTCGGACATCAACAGTGTCCG GTACTACCCCAGCGGAGATGCATTTGCTTCAGGTTCTGATGATGCCACA TGCCGTCTCTTTGATCTGCGGGCAGACAGAGAAGTATCAGTCTACTCCAAAGACAGCATCATATTTGGAGTTTCCAGCGTGGACTTCTCTCTCAGTG GACGACTGCTGTTTGGTGGCTACAATGACTACACCATCAATGTGTGGGATGTGCTGAAAGGAACTAGGGTATCCATCCTCTTTGGTCATGAGAACCGCGTCAGCACTCTCCGTGTGTCCCCGGATGGGACGGCGTTTTGCTCTGGGTCCTGGGACCACACTCTGAGG ATCTGGGCCTGA